One genomic region from Thermoleptolyngbya sichuanensis A183 encodes:
- a CDS encoding aldehyde oxygenase (deformylating), whose product MPQLELTPELDYQSAVYKDAYSRINAIVIEGEEEAFDNYQRLAELMPDHKDQLIGLSKMESRHKKGFQACGRNLSVEPDMAFAKEFFADLHRNFQEAAAQGKIVTCLLIQSLIIECFAISAYNIYIPVADDFARKITEGVVKDEYLHLNFGEEWLKANFEASKAELEEANKQNLPLVWRMLNQVENDAKELGMEKEALVEDFMISYGEALSNIGFTTRDIMRMSAYGLSAA is encoded by the coding sequence ATGCCGCAGCTTGAGCTTACCCCAGAACTCGACTATCAGAGTGCCGTCTATAAAGATGCCTACAGCCGCATCAACGCCATTGTGATTGAGGGCGAAGAGGAAGCCTTCGACAATTACCAGCGCCTTGCAGAGTTGATGCCTGATCACAAAGACCAGTTGATCGGCCTGTCGAAGATGGAAAGCCGCCACAAGAAGGGCTTTCAGGCCTGTGGGCGGAACCTGTCCGTTGAGCCAGACATGGCCTTTGCTAAGGAATTTTTTGCTGACCTGCACCGCAACTTTCAGGAGGCCGCGGCCCAGGGCAAAATCGTGACCTGCCTGCTGATTCAGTCGCTGATTATCGAGTGCTTTGCGATTTCTGCGTACAACATCTACATTCCGGTGGCAGATGACTTTGCCCGCAAGATCACCGAAGGCGTGGTGAAGGATGAGTATCTGCACCTGAACTTTGGCGAAGAATGGCTGAAGGCGAACTTTGAAGCATCTAAGGCAGAGCTAGAGGAAGCCAACAAGCAAAACCTGCCGCTGGTGTGGCGGATGCTGAACCAGGTGGAAAACGATGCCAAGGAACTGGGCATGGAAAAAGAAGCCCTGGTAGAGGATTTCATGATCAGCTACGGCGAAGCGCTGAGCAACATCGGCTTCACCACTCGCGACATCATGCGGATGTCTGCCTACGGGCTGTCGGCTGCCTAG
- a CDS encoding ATP-binding protein has protein sequence MVDVIQQRERLVVPSQLTALNPIQAWFRQFCLQNEGRYPWLAHQCDHLNLALAEGFTNAVRHAHRGLPPETPIEIALALHEDWIEIRIWDYGRPFNPDRLKEPQPGTLQSGGYGWFLLRRLTDRVSYDRYIDGRNCLQLVTYGFKHPV, from the coding sequence GTGGTGGATGTCATTCAGCAGCGAGAGCGATTGGTGGTGCCCAGCCAGCTAACCGCTCTGAATCCAATCCAAGCCTGGTTCCGACAGTTTTGCCTGCAAAACGAAGGGCGCTATCCCTGGCTGGCCCATCAGTGCGATCACCTCAATTTAGCGCTGGCTGAAGGCTTCACCAACGCTGTGCGCCATGCCCACCGGGGGTTGCCGCCAGAAACACCAATCGAGATTGCGCTGGCGCTGCACGAAGACTGGATCGAAATCCGCATTTGGGACTATGGACGACCGTTTAATCCCGATCGGCTAAAGGAACCCCAACCCGGCACGCTGCAATCGGGGGGCTATGGCTGGTTTTTGCTGCGGCGGTTGACCGATCGCGTATCCTATGACCGCTACATCGACGGGCGCAACTGCCTGCAACTGGTAACCTACGGCTTTAAGCACCCAGTCTAG
- the petB gene encoding cytochrome b6 — MFTKQVTDSKAYQWFQERLEIQAIADDISTKYVPPHVNIFYCLGGITLTCFIIQFATGFAMTFYYKPTVTEAFSSIQYLMTEVNFGWLIRSIHRWSASMMVLMMILHVFRVYLTGGFKKPRELTWVTGVILAVITVSFGVTGYSLPWDQVGYWAVKIVSGVPSAIPVVGDQIVELMRGGDSVGQATLTRFYSLHTFVLPWSIAVFMLLHFLMIRKQGISGPL, encoded by the coding sequence ATGTTTACAAAGCAGGTAACTGACTCGAAAGCGTACCAGTGGTTTCAGGAGCGGCTGGAAATCCAGGCGATCGCCGACGATATCAGCACTAAGTACGTTCCTCCCCACGTCAATATCTTCTACTGTCTCGGTGGCATCACCCTGACCTGTTTCATCATTCAGTTCGCCACCGGGTTTGCAATGACCTTTTATTACAAACCCACTGTGACTGAGGCGTTCTCCTCGATTCAGTACCTGATGACTGAGGTGAACTTTGGCTGGCTCATCCGCTCGATCCATCGCTGGTCTGCCAGCATGATGGTGCTGATGATGATCCTGCACGTCTTCCGGGTTTATCTGACGGGCGGCTTCAAGAAGCCCCGTGAGCTGACCTGGGTAACGGGCGTAATTCTGGCAGTCATTACTGTCTCCTTCGGCGTGACGGGCTATTCGCTGCCTTGGGATCAGGTCGGCTATTGGGCGGTCAAGATCGTGTCCGGCGTGCCCAGTGCTATTCCTGTCGTCGGTGACCAGATTGTGGAACTCATGCGCGGTGGCGATAGCGTGGGTCAAGCAACGCTGACTCGCTTCTATAGCCTCCATACCTTTGTGCTGCCCTGGTCGATTGCGGTGTTCATGCTGCTGCACTTCCTGATGATCCGCAAGCAGGGTATCTCTGGCCCCTTGTAG
- a CDS encoding aldo/keto reductase, with product MLYRRFGRTGLAMPVFSCGGMRYQHKWQDTPLDQIPSDNQENLEATIRRSLEVGINHIETARGYGSSELQLGQILPKLPRDQIIVQTKVSPTADPRDFEQKLEQSLAYLNLDYIDLLGLHGINTPELLGYSLRSGGCLDVARRFQAWGRVRFVGFSTHGPTEVIVRAIASDQFDYVNLHWYYINQVNWPAIEAAHRHDMGVFIISPSDKGGMLYSPPPRLVELCHPLSPMVFNNLFCLSHPQVHTLSIGAARPSDFDEHLKTLELLDRADEVLPPILHQLEQGAIAALGEDWYKTWDVGLPNHQDVPNQVNIRSILWLRNLAIAFGLTEFAKTRYNMLGGASHWFPGNKADEVQSLDLRDCLRHSPHADQIPRLLAETHELLGGAAVKRLSQS from the coding sequence ATGCTCTATCGACGGTTTGGACGGACTGGGCTGGCAATGCCCGTTTTTTCTTGTGGCGGAATGCGCTATCAGCACAAGTGGCAGGATACGCCGCTGGATCAGATTCCGTCTGACAATCAGGAAAATTTAGAAGCCACGATTCGGCGATCGCTCGAAGTGGGTATCAACCACATCGAAACGGCGCGGGGCTACGGCAGCTCAGAACTGCAACTGGGTCAGATTTTGCCGAAACTGCCGCGCGACCAGATCATCGTGCAAACCAAAGTATCGCCCACGGCAGACCCGCGAGACTTTGAGCAAAAACTGGAGCAATCGCTCGCTTACCTGAATCTGGACTATATCGATCTGCTGGGGCTGCACGGCATCAACACGCCAGAACTGCTGGGCTATAGCCTGCGGTCGGGCGGCTGTCTGGATGTGGCGCGACGGTTTCAGGCGTGGGGGCGCGTGCGGTTTGTGGGCTTTTCGACCCACGGGCCGACAGAGGTGATTGTGCGGGCGATCGCCTCCGACCAATTCGATTACGTCAACCTGCACTGGTACTACATCAACCAGGTCAACTGGCCTGCCATCGAAGCCGCCCACCGCCACGACATGGGCGTGTTCATCATCAGCCCGTCCGACAAAGGCGGAATGCTCTACAGCCCGCCGCCCCGATTGGTGGAACTTTGCCACCCCCTCAGTCCGATGGTGTTCAACAACCTGTTTTGCCTCAGCCATCCGCAGGTGCATACGCTCAGCATTGGCGCGGCCCGCCCCAGCGACTTTGACGAGCATCTGAAAACGCTGGAATTGCTCGATCGCGCTGACGAAGTGCTGCCGCCCATTTTGCATCAGCTTGAGCAGGGGGCGATCGCCGCGCTGGGCGAGGACTGGTACAAGACCTGGGATGTGGGCCTGCCGAACCATCAAGACGTGCCCAATCAGGTCAATATTCGCTCGATCCTGTGGCTGCGAAACTTGGCGATCGCCTTTGGACTGACCGAATTTGCCAAAACCCGCTACAACATGCTGGGCGGGGCTAGCCACTGGTTTCCGGGCAACAAGGCCGACGAAGTTCAATCCCTCGACCTGCGCGACTGCCTGCGCCACAGCCCCCACGCCGACCAGATTCCCCGCCTGCTCGCCGAGACTCACGAACTGCTGGGTGGTGCAGCGGTCAAGCGTCTGTCGCAGAGCTAG
- a CDS encoding zinc-dependent dehydrogenase — MKAQVFRGVNQLSYEDVPVPELAADEVLVQVRVVGLCQSDIKKIRYPLYEPPRIFGHETAGVIAAVGDAVRGWRTGQRVVVLHHIPCMHCGYCLNENYSMCEVYKSISTTAGFAPSGGGFAEYVKVPGHIVQHGGLIEIPDDVTFEQASFVEPTNCCLKAVKKAQVQPGQTVLVTGAGPIGLMFVMLVKYFGARAIATDLIPSRLEKARQLGAEAAFDPRDPDLPAKIHALTQGMGVDTTLLAVPSDKAFFQALDCTRKGGKILFFAEFPDEVEIPINPNILYRREIDLMGSYSSSYKVQSLAADIVFNRRIDVDALVSDRFPLSDLAAAVDRAVSPTPDTFKILIDVGQG; from the coding sequence ATGAAGGCGCAGGTATTTCGCGGAGTCAATCAACTGAGCTACGAAGACGTGCCCGTGCCAGAACTGGCGGCAGACGAGGTGCTGGTGCAGGTGCGGGTGGTGGGCTTGTGCCAGTCGGATATCAAAAAGATTCGCTATCCGCTGTATGAGCCGCCGCGCATCTTTGGGCATGAAACGGCGGGCGTAATTGCGGCGGTGGGCGACGCGGTGCGGGGCTGGCGGACGGGGCAGCGGGTGGTCGTGCTGCACCACATTCCCTGTATGCATTGCGGCTATTGCCTGAATGAAAATTACTCCATGTGCGAGGTGTATAAAAGCATCAGCACGACGGCCGGGTTTGCGCCCAGCGGCGGCGGCTTTGCGGAATATGTGAAAGTGCCGGGGCATATTGTGCAGCACGGCGGGCTAATCGAAATTCCCGACGACGTGACCTTTGAGCAGGCCAGCTTTGTGGAGCCGACCAACTGCTGCCTGAAGGCGGTGAAGAAGGCGCAGGTGCAGCCCGGACAGACGGTGCTGGTGACGGGGGCGGGGCCGATTGGGCTGATGTTTGTGATGCTGGTGAAGTATTTTGGCGCAAGGGCGATCGCCACTGACCTGATCCCGTCTCGCCTGGAAAAAGCTCGCCAGCTTGGGGCCGAGGCCGCCTTCGATCCGCGCGACCCAGACCTGCCCGCAAAAATTCACGCGCTGACCCAGGGCATGGGCGTAGACACGACGCTGCTGGCGGTTCCCAGCGACAAGGCATTCTTTCAGGCACTCGACTGCACCCGCAAGGGCGGCAAAATTCTATTCTTTGCCGAGTTTCCCGATGAGGTGGAGATTCCGATTAATCCCAACATTCTCTATCGCCGCGAGATTGACCTGATGGGCAGCTACAGTTCGTCTTATAAGGTGCAGAGCCTCGCTGCCGATATCGTATTCAACCGACGAATCGATGTGGATGCCCTAGTGAGCGATCGCTTTCCGCTGAGTGACCTCGCCGCTGCGGTCGATCGCGCCGTGTCGCCCACCCCCGACACGTTCAAAATCCTGATTGACGTGGGGCAGGGCTAA
- a CDS encoding DUF2325 domain-containing protein, with product MDISDLDDLESSVKDLLSLAKIELEEKRLQQQRDEQIQQKVVEIRQRLEPLLQETERMLSKFEPDDFSDSVTRTKLEEKVADLRQKIADAPELAAQMVDRQMILNEERLIDERVAEQAARWRQALKDDLLEMIAEQEDFYNATDAAIAIRGYVHDLKAIGALEEVVDELIEQINAYSEEGPVARLRGSHEQTLTFIYNKALENRSRVERAPNVQPRVRHRTSEKRPNPYAQLEGKVVIFGGHDRLETAVRNRLRESKVELIWCTAQAGPQIAEQAESHVASADLVLVMTGYTSHKLTDKAMQAAQRAGKSPEMINTTGVIRILEAIEYGLKSQLFARRVNHFSKPA from the coding sequence ATGGATATTAGCGATTTAGATGATCTAGAGTCATCCGTCAAAGATTTATTATCCCTGGCAAAGATAGAGCTAGAAGAAAAACGATTACAGCAGCAGCGGGATGAACAAATTCAGCAAAAAGTTGTCGAAATTCGCCAGAGACTAGAACCGCTACTCCAGGAAACAGAGCGAATGCTCTCTAAGTTTGAGCCGGATGATTTTTCAGACAGCGTGACCCGTACCAAATTAGAAGAAAAAGTCGCCGACCTGCGCCAGAAAATTGCCGATGCGCCAGAACTGGCGGCACAAATGGTCGATCGCCAGATGATTTTGAACGAAGAGCGGCTGATTGATGAGCGCGTTGCGGAGCAGGCAGCCCGCTGGCGACAGGCCCTCAAAGATGACCTGCTGGAAATGATCGCAGAGCAGGAAGATTTCTATAATGCAACCGATGCGGCGATCGCCATTCGAGGCTACGTGCATGACCTGAAGGCGATCGGAGCGCTGGAAGAGGTCGTCGATGAGCTCATCGAGCAAATTAACGCCTACAGCGAGGAAGGGCCCGTCGCTCGCCTGCGTGGTAGCCATGAGCAGACCCTCACGTTTATCTACAACAAAGCGCTAGAAAACCGCTCCCGCGTCGAGCGTGCGCCCAACGTCCAGCCCCGTGTCCGCCATCGCACCTCCGAAAAGCGCCCCAACCCCTATGCCCAGCTTGAGGGCAAAGTGGTCATTTTCGGCGGGCATGACCGATTAGAAACCGCCGTGCGAAACCGTTTGAGGGAGTCAAAAGTCGAACTAATCTGGTGTACGGCGCAGGCGGGCCCACAGATTGCCGAACAGGCCGAAAGCCACGTGGCCAGCGCCGATTTAGTTCTCGTTATGACGGGCTACACCAGCCACAAACTCACCGATAAGGCCATGCAGGCCGCCCAGCGGGCAGGCAAGTCTCCTGAAATGATCAATACTACAGGTGTGATTCGCATTTTGGAGGCGATCGAGTACGGGCTGAAATCCCAGCTTTTTGCCCGCCGTGTCAACCACTTCTCAAAACCCGCTTAG
- a CDS encoding ABC transporter permease, with protein sequence MRGYGRETLAVAQRILRELVRRGRSLLFWTLFPVTILLLNGYLLTESGNLSEAEAFERCVPASLVGAALFFSCLGGSVSTVVAEREQQTLKRLFISPLSGTSYFLGIFLAHTYIGLGQALLIYATASIMGATFEGSPPLKLLVILLSIASYVGVGFILGTQFARRTEDVNALVATFGVPLLILGGAFVPTQFFPDALLNLAEFNPVFHMIEALDGVSVADGTLAEVGLHLRFLAGFAIAVVAGGWLAYRRMVRVERRL encoded by the coding sequence GTGCGCGGCTATGGGCGAGAAACGCTGGCAGTAGCGCAGCGAATTTTGCGGGAACTGGTGCGTCGGGGGCGATCGCTCCTGTTTTGGACGCTGTTTCCAGTCACCATTTTGCTGCTCAACGGCTACCTGCTCACCGAATCTGGCAATCTCTCCGAAGCAGAAGCCTTCGAGCGCTGTGTGCCTGCGTCGCTGGTGGGCGCGGCCTTGTTCTTTAGCTGTTTGGGCGGCAGCGTGTCCACGGTGGTCGCAGAGCGCGAGCAGCAGACCCTCAAGCGGCTGTTTATCTCGCCCCTCAGCGGCACATCCTATTTTCTCGGCATTTTTCTGGCGCACACCTACATTGGGCTGGGGCAAGCGCTGCTAATCTATGCCACCGCCAGCATTATGGGCGCGACGTTTGAGGGTTCGCCGCCGCTGAAGCTGCTGGTGATTTTGCTCAGCATTGCCAGCTACGTCGGCGTGGGCTTTATTCTGGGGACGCAGTTTGCCCGCCGCACGGAAGACGTGAATGCGCTGGTGGCGACCTTTGGCGTGCCGCTGCTAATTTTAGGTGGTGCGTTTGTGCCGACCCAGTTTTTTCCCGATGCGCTGCTAAATCTGGCAGAGTTCAACCCGGTGTTTCACATGATCGAGGCGCTGGATGGTGTGTCCGTGGCAGACGGAACCCTGGCTGAAGTGGGGTTGCATCTGCGCTTTCTGGCTGGCTTTGCGATCGCGGTGGTTGCCGGGGGCTGGTTGGCCTATCGCCGCATGGTGCGGGTAGAGAGGAGGCTGTAG
- a CDS encoding HD domain-containing protein, which produces MPGRTYHDPLHGAIALDRADPTEALLIDLIDTPAFQRLRRIRQLGPASLTFHGAESSRFTHSLGVMAIARRAFDRLATRHRELQPHRAAVLCAALLHDIGHGPFSHTCEEIFGSHHEHWTRRILDESEPVRSRLDEHDPALLPQLSQIYHKTHPLPVVWQLVTSQLDCDRLDYLMRDSYFTGASYGRLDLDRILMAMGYDPTTQQLVVAKKGMAAIEHYLIVRYFMYAQIYNHPKNIAATWGLQQAFRRARELLALGKLSADDTVTAWLQGDCNTLPLAQYLQADDGVFIYHLQRWQQHDDPVLADLCRRFVDRDLFKATDISPLSPEAHPEVLEQVRRSLSHRGLIADYYCGIRVALSRGYTLYQRGIKLQTENGLQELSELSPLVKTLTQPLQRSWLIHPREIDLSAWWQ; this is translated from the coding sequence ATGCCCGGACGTACCTATCACGACCCGCTGCATGGGGCGATCGCCCTCGATCGCGCTGATCCGACGGAGGCATTGCTGATTGATCTGATTGACACGCCCGCATTTCAGCGGCTGCGGCGGATTCGCCAGCTGGGCCCCGCCAGCCTGACGTTTCACGGAGCCGAGTCGTCGCGGTTTACCCATTCGCTGGGCGTGATGGCGATCGCCCGTCGCGCCTTTGACCGTCTGGCCACCCGTCATAGAGAACTCCAGCCCCACCGCGCAGCCGTTCTCTGTGCGGCGCTGCTGCATGACATCGGGCATGGCCCCTTTAGCCACACCTGCGAAGAGATTTTTGGCAGCCACCACGAACACTGGACGCGGCGGATCTTGGACGAGTCGGAACCCGTGCGATCGCGGCTGGATGAACACGACCCCGCATTATTGCCCCAACTCTCGCAGATCTATCACAAAACGCATCCACTCCCTGTGGTGTGGCAACTGGTGACGAGCCAGCTAGACTGCGATCGCCTGGATTACCTGATGCGCGACAGCTACTTCACCGGCGCATCCTACGGGCGGCTCGATCTGGATCGAATTCTGATGGCGATGGGCTATGACCCAACCACGCAGCAGTTAGTCGTAGCGAAAAAAGGCATGGCGGCGATCGAGCATTATCTGATTGTCCGCTACTTTATGTACGCCCAGATTTATAACCATCCCAAAAATATCGCGGCGACCTGGGGCTTGCAGCAGGCGTTTCGGCGGGCGCGGGAACTGCTGGCGCTGGGCAAGCTATCGGCCGACGACACCGTGACGGCGTGGCTGCAAGGCGACTGCAACACGTTGCCCCTGGCGCAATATCTCCAGGCAGACGACGGCGTGTTTATCTACCATCTGCAACGCTGGCAGCAGCACGACGACCCGGTGCTGGCGGATCTCTGCCGCCGATTTGTGGATCGAGATTTATTCAAAGCAACTGATATTAGCCCGCTTTCCCCAGAGGCCCACCCAGAGGTTCTAGAGCAGGTGAGGCGATCGCTCTCCCATCGGGGCCTCATTGCTGACTATTACTGCGGCATTCGGGTGGCGCTGAGCCGGGGCTATACGCTCTATCAGCGGGGCATCAAGCTGCAAACCGAAAACGGACTGCAAGAGCTAAGCGAACTCTCCCCGCTGGTGAAAACGCTGACCCAGCCACTCCAGCGGAGCTGGCTGATTCATCCACGAGAGATTGATCTATCCGCTTGGTGGCAATGA
- a CDS encoding carbohydrate ABC transporter permease: MLSSRFPGLSLNLWRWLNGLLLGLGAGLVLLPLGVVLWTSFQTGDRAGLTLDNYRQVWARGHFLGAIANSTFVALAVTALQILLSALAGYALARFRFWGRQTVLALVLATLVIPFQLLVIPIFWVLKTGHLINTYGALILPTAVNGFGIFLMRQFFQTIPIELEEAAALDGATRLQVLGRVVLPLARPALVTLFLFTFIGEWNDLFKPLVFTTRPELRTVQLALAEFQEQFTNSWSLLMAAVVLVTVPVVVLFAVGQRQLIGGIATTGLKN; encoded by the coding sequence ATGCTCTCTAGTCGGTTTCCCGGCCTGTCGTTGAATCTGTGGCGCTGGCTCAACGGGCTACTGCTGGGCCTGGGGGCGGGGCTGGTGCTGCTGCCGCTGGGTGTGGTGCTGTGGACTTCGTTTCAGACCGGAGATAGGGCAGGGCTGACGCTCGACAACTATCGCCAAGTGTGGGCGCGGGGGCACTTTCTGGGGGCGATCGCCAACTCTACCTTCGTAGCGCTTGCCGTCACCGCCCTGCAAATCCTGCTCTCGGCACTGGCAGGCTATGCCCTAGCGAGGTTTCGCTTTTGGGGACGACAGACTGTGCTGGCGCTGGTGCTGGCGACGCTGGTGATCCCGTTCCAGCTTTTGGTGATTCCGATTTTTTGGGTATTAAAAACAGGACACCTGATCAATACCTACGGGGCGCTGATCTTGCCGACAGCAGTCAATGGATTCGGCATTTTCCTAATGCGACAGTTTTTTCAGACCATCCCCATCGAGCTAGAGGAAGCGGCCGCGCTAGACGGTGCTACCCGTCTGCAAGTGCTGGGGCGGGTTGTGCTGCCGCTGGCCCGACCCGCGCTGGTGACGCTGTTCCTGTTTACCTTTATCGGCGAGTGGAATGATTTGTTTAAGCCGCTGGTGTTCACGACGCGCCCAGAGTTGCGAACCGTGCAACTGGCGCTGGCGGAGTTTCAGGAGCAGTTTACGAATAGCTGGTCGTTGCTGATGGCGGCGGTAGTGCTGGTGACGGTGCCTGTGGTGGTGCTGTTTGCAGTCGGACAGCGCCAGTTGATTGGCGGCATTGCGACGACGGGGCTGAAGAATTAA
- the petD gene encoding cytochrome b6-f complex subunit IV — MATIKKPDLSDPALREKLKKGMGHNYYGEPAWPNDLLYIFPVVILGTIGCVVALAVLDPALVGEPADPFATPLEILPEWYLYPAFQILRIVPNKLLGVALQSAIPLGLMLVPFIESVNKFQNPFRRPVATTVFLFGTLVTLWLGIGATFPIDKSLTLGLF, encoded by the coding sequence ATGGCAACCATTAAGAAGCCGGATCTTAGCGATCCCGCATTGCGCGAGAAACTTAAGAAAGGCATGGGTCACAACTACTATGGTGAACCCGCCTGGCCCAATGACCTGCTATACATCTTCCCGGTCGTGATTCTGGGAACCATCGGCTGCGTGGTAGCGCTAGCCGTGCTAGATCCAGCTCTCGTGGGCGAGCCCGCCGATCCATTTGCGACTCCCCTGGAAATCCTGCCGGAGTGGTACCTGTACCCCGCATTCCAGATTCTCCGAATCGTGCCAAACAAGCTGCTAGGTGTGGCGCTGCAAAGTGCTATTCCCCTAGGCTTGATGCTGGTTCCTTTCATCGAAAGCGTGAACAAGTTCCAGAACCCCTTCCGCCGTCCGGTCGCGACGACGGTCTTCCTGTTCGGAACGTTGGTGACGCTGTGGCTGGGCATCGGCGCAACGTTCCCAATCGACAAGTCTCTGACCCTGGGCTTGTTCTAG
- the ctpA gene encoding carboxyl-terminal processing protease CtpA: MALQVNTPPAYAFTEEQKLLNEVWRIVDRAYVDSTFNNQNWWLVRQKVLKQAPTNREDTYAAIQQMLAGLDDPYTRLLKPDQYRSLQTNTSGELSGVGLQIAQDPDTGDLRVITPIEGSPADRAGLQPRDRILKIDGEVTANLTLDEAAERMRGPAGSRVVLTIGRDESPKSWEVELVRDRITINPVYAELRPQPDGTQVGYIRLTQFSANAAEEVAHAIARLEKQDANAYILDLRNNPGGLLQAGIDIARLWLRDGTIVYTVNRDGIQDSFEALSEPLTDDPLIVLVNQGTASASEILAGALQDNGRAQLIGEKTFGKGLIQSLFGLSDGSGLAVTIARYETPSHRDINRLGIEPDRSVSLNITSREQVATEADEQYQAAIEALTQQMVVAGAAG; this comes from the coding sequence ATGGCGTTGCAGGTGAATACTCCGCCCGCTTATGCCTTTACCGAGGAGCAAAAGCTGCTGAATGAAGTGTGGCGGATTGTCGATCGGGCCTACGTAGACAGCACCTTTAATAACCAGAACTGGTGGCTGGTGCGCCAGAAGGTGCTGAAGCAGGCTCCCACCAACCGAGAGGATACCTATGCCGCGATTCAGCAAATGCTGGCAGGGCTGGACGACCCCTATACGCGCCTGCTGAAGCCGGATCAGTATCGCAGTCTGCAAACCAATACGTCTGGCGAACTGAGCGGTGTGGGGCTGCAAATTGCCCAAGACCCCGACACGGGTGATCTGCGCGTGATTACGCCGATTGAGGGTTCCCCCGCAGACCGGGCTGGCCTGCAACCGCGCGATCGCATCTTGAAGATCGATGGCGAGGTAACTGCGAACCTAACCTTGGACGAAGCCGCCGAGCGGATGCGTGGCCCAGCGGGAAGCCGTGTGGTGCTAACGATTGGGCGCGATGAAAGCCCGAAAAGCTGGGAGGTGGAACTGGTGCGCGATCGCATCACCATCAACCCGGTCTACGCCGAACTGCGGCCCCAGCCCGACGGAACCCAGGTGGGCTACATTCGCCTCACCCAGTTCAGTGCCAATGCCGCAGAAGAGGTGGCCCATGCGATCGCCCGTCTAGAAAAACAGGATGCCAACGCCTACATTTTGGACTTGCGGAATAATCCTGGCGGCTTGCTGCAAGCGGGGATCGACATTGCGCGGCTGTGGCTGCGGGACGGCACCATTGTCTACACGGTCAACCGCGACGGCATTCAGGATAGCTTTGAGGCCCTGTCGGAGCCGCTGACGGATGACCCGCTGATCGTGCTGGTGAACCAGGGCACGGCCAGCGCCAGCGAGATTCTGGCGGGCGCACTGCAAGACAACGGACGCGCCCAATTGATTGGCGAAAAGACCTTTGGCAAAGGGCTGATTCAATCCCTGTTTGGGCTGTCGGACGGGTCGGGGCTGGCGGTGACCATCGCCCGCTACGAAACGCCCAGCCACCGAGACATTAATCGCCTTGGCATCGAACCCGATCGCTCGGTTTCGCTCAACATTACTAGCCGCGAACAGGTCGCTACGGAAGCCGATGAGCAATATCAGGCGGCAATTGAGGCGCTGACGCAACAGATGGTCGTCGCTGGAGCAGCGGGGTAA
- the rpiA gene encoding ribose-5-phosphate isomerase RpiA, which produces MSEDAVKAMKQQVGIAAAQRVQSGSIVGLGTGSTTAFAIEHLGDRLKSGDLKDIKGIPTSFQASVLAKKYGIPLVTLDDVEKIDIAIDGADEVDPNKVLIKGGGAAHTREKIVDSLADVFIVVVDSTKLVETLGSTFPLPVEVLPVAVSPVTRALEALGGKPELRMGVKKDGPVITDQGNMILDVTFGSIPNPAEFEKTLNNIPGVLDNGLFVGLADVVLVGEIKEGQPIVREL; this is translated from the coding sequence ATGAGCGAAGATGCCGTTAAAGCCATGAAGCAGCAGGTGGGTATTGCGGCGGCGCAGCGCGTGCAGTCTGGCTCCATCGTGGGGCTGGGAACTGGGTCTACGACGGCCTTTGCAATTGAGCATTTGGGCGATCGCCTCAAATCGGGCGACCTGAAAGACATCAAAGGCATTCCGACCTCGTTTCAGGCATCGGTGCTGGCTAAAAAGTATGGCATTCCCTTGGTCACGCTGGACGATGTGGAAAAAATCGACATCGCCATTGACGGGGCTGATGAAGTTGATCCCAATAAGGTGCTGATCAAAGGCGGCGGCGCAGCCCACACTCGCGAGAAGATCGTGGACTCTCTGGCCGATGTGTTCATCGTCGTGGTGGACAGTACCAAGCTGGTAGAGACGCTGGGGTCTACGTTTCCGCTGCCCGTCGAGGTGCTGCCTGTGGCAGTGTCCCCGGTGACGCGGGCGCTAGAGGCACTGGGCGGCAAGCCCGAACTGCGGATGGGCGTAAAGAAGGATGGCCCGGTGATTACGGATCAGGGCAATATGATTCTGGACGTGACCTTCGGCAGCATTCCAAACCCGGCTGAGTTTGAGAAGACGCTGAACAATATTCCGGGTGTTTTGGACAACGGCCTGTTTGTGGGTCTGGCGGATGTGGTGCTAGTGGGCGAAATCAAAGAGGGACAGCCCATTGTCCGGGAGCTATAG